The Temnothorax longispinosus isolate EJ_2023e chromosome 4, Tlon_JGU_v1, whole genome shotgun sequence genome has a window encoding:
- the Pgk gene encoding phosphoglycerate kinase, which produces MALNKLSIDKVELADKRVLIRVDFNVPLKEGKITNNQRIVAALDTVKYAIDKKAKSVVLMSHLGRPDGKRDEKYTLKPVAEELKTLLGREILFLNDCVGPEVEAACANPAPGTIILLENLRYHVEEEGKGVGPDGSKIKADKDKVTEFRASLRKLGDVYINDAFGTAHRAHSSMMGDGFDVRASGFLLKKELEYFAKALDNPERPFLAILGGAKIADKIQLINNLLDKVNEMIIGGGMAYTFLKISKNMKIGNSLFDEEGAKIVNDLLDKAKKNNVQIHLPVDFVTADKFAENAAVGAADIENGIPDGWMGLDVGPKSRDLFAEPIKRAKVIVWNGPAGVFEFENFSKGTKSLMDNVVEATTRGTITIIGGGDTATCAAKWKTEDKVSHVSTGGGASLELLEGKILPGVAALSSS; this is translated from the exons ATGGCGCTCAACAAGCTCAGCATCGACAAGGTGGAGTTGGCGGACAAGAGGGTGCTTATACG GGTCGACTTCAACGTGCCGCTGAAAGAGGGGAAGATAACGAACAATCAGAGAATCGTCGCCGCGCTGGACACGGTGAAGTACGCCATCGACAAGAAGGCCAAGTCGGTCGTGCTGATGTCCCACCTGGGCCGGCCGGACGGCAAGAGGGACGAAAAGTATACGCTGAAGCCCGTGGCTGAGGAGCTGAAGACTCTCCTGGGAAGAGAGATTCTATTTTTGAACGACTGCGTCGGACCCGAGGTGGAAGCTGCGTGTGCCAATCCGGCGCCTGGTACCATAATTCTGTTGGAGAATCTGAGATATCACGTCGAGGAGGAGGGTAAAGGAGTCGGTCCTGATGGAAGCAAG attaaaGCAGACAAAGACAAAGTCACCGAATTTAGGGCGTCTCTGAGAAAGCTGGGAGATGTGTATATAAACGACGCCTTCGGAACCGCCCATCGCGCTCACAGTTCCATGATGGGAGATGGATTTGATGTAAGAGCGAGTGGTTTTCTGTTGAAGAAAGAGCTCGAATATTTTGCGAAAGCTCTGGACAATCCAGAAAGACCGTTTCTGGCTATACTCGGAGGGGCTAAGATCGCTGACAAGATccagttaattaataatcttcTGGACAAAGTGAACGAGATGATTATCGGAGGTGGCATGGCCTACACGTTCttaaaaatatccaaaaacATGAAG ATTGGAAATTCACTGTTTGACGAAGAGGGAGCGAAAATTGTGAATGACTTATTGGAtaaagcgaaaaaaaataacgtccAGATTCATCTACCGGTGGATTTTGTGACCGCCGATAAGTTTGCGGAGAATGCAGCGGTGGGAGCTGCGGATATTGAGAATGGTATACCCGATGGATGGATGGGTCTCGACGTCGGTCCAAAATCGAGAGATTTGTTCGCTG AACCAATTAAGAGAGCAAAGGTCATAGTATGGAACGGCCCAGCGGGTGTGTTTGAGTTCGAGAACTTTAGCAAGGGTACGAAGAGCCTGATGGATAATGTCGTTGAGGCCACGACTCGGGGAACGATCACTATTATCGGCGGTGGGGACACGGCGACTTGCGCGGCTAAGTGGAAAACGGAGGATAAAGTGAGCCACGTGAGCACCGGCGGTGGTGCGAGTTTGGAACTCCTGGAGGGTAAAATATTGCCCGGAGTCGCCGCCCTGTCTTCGTCGTAA